Proteins encoded within one genomic window of Brassica rapa cultivar Chiifu-401-42 chromosome A09, CAAS_Brap_v3.01, whole genome shotgun sequence:
- the LOC117127748 gene encoding uncharacterized protein LOC117127748, protein MEDVLSRALEQVKWEEDVASRAKAQPKQDQRSTRSDRGDREERSSQKGSKDSGSRNQGRFQYRPLEKEEGMSVSTWPDISHLSISTPELVNTLRQMGQQLKWPQNMKAPDSFQNPGLWCDFHRDHGHKTEDCVALKIEVNELLQKGHLREFLSEKAKAHLSKEGSGKSKGDAPSSPPRQDRVIHVILGGPEVSGVSHAAAKKSTCNAKHGLETAQPKCLLLGTTKISFTAKEQEKILAPHHDDLVVSLTIANCLVTRILVDNGSSSNIIFLTAYQDLGLEENTLMRKITPLIRFSGEVKQTAGEVVLPVYAEGINLSTKLLVVDCQSAYNLILGQPWIHDMGAVPSTLHQIVKFPTPWGIRAIRGDQECNTPEPS, encoded by the coding sequence ATGGAGGATGTGCTATCCCGAGCGTTGGAACAGGTGAAGTGGGAAGAGGACGTCGCTAGCCGCGCCAAGGCTCAACCCAAACAGGATCAGAGGTCCACCCGATCAGACCGGGGAGACCGAGAAGAGAGATCCTCCCAAAAGGGATCCAAGGACTCCGGAAGCAGGAACCAGGGCAGGTTCCAATACCGGCCATTAGAAAAAGAAGAGGGGATGTCTGTGTCTACCTGGCCCGATATCTCCCATCTCTCAATATCTACACCAGAGCTGGTCAACACGCTGAGGCAGATGGGCCAACAGCTCAAGTGGCCCCAAAATATGAAAGCACCTGACTCATTCCAGAACCCGGGACTCTGGTGCGACTTCCATCGCGATCACGGCCACAAAACTGAAGACTGTGTCGCCCTGAAGATCGAGGTCAACGAACTGCTCCAAAAGGGGCATCTCCGAGAATTCCTTTCAGAGAAAGCCAAGGCTCATCTTAGCAAAGAAGGATCAGGGAAATCCAAAGGAGACGCACCAAGCTCACCACCTCGCCAGGACCGGGTGATTCACGTCATCTTAGGAGGCCCTGAAGTAAGTGGCGTGAGTCATGCAGCTGCGAAGAAGAGCACCTGTAATGCTAAACACGGCCTGGAGACTGCTCAACCTAAGTGCCTACTTCTAGGTACAACCAAGATAAGCTTCACAGCCAAGGAGCAAGAGAAGATATTAGCTCCCCACCATGATGATCTAGTTGTCTCTCTCACCATAGCGAACTGTTTAGTGACAAGAATACTAGTAGACAACGGGTCCTCCAGCAATATCATCTTCCTGACGGCATACCAAGACCTAGGGTTAGAGGAGAATACCCTGATGCGCAAAATAACCCCACTCATCAGGTTCAGCGGCGAGGTCAAGCAAACCGCTGGGGAGGTTGTTCTGCCAGTATATGCTGAAGGGATCAACCTATCTACCAAATTACTGGTCGTGGACTGCCAATCGGCATACAACCTGATCTTAGGACAACCCTGGATTCACGACATGGGAGCAGTCCCCTCGACTCTCCATCAAATAGTGAAGTTCCCTACACCATGGGGCATCAGAGCAATCCGAGGAGACCAGGagtgtaacacccccgaaccgtcctaa